A single window of Triplophysa rosa linkage group LG2, Trosa_1v2, whole genome shotgun sequence DNA harbors:
- the LOC130547495 gene encoding LOW QUALITY PROTEIN: 5-hydroxytryptamine receptor 7-like (The sequence of the model RefSeq protein was modified relative to this genomic sequence to represent the inferred CDS: inserted 2 bases in 1 codon) yields the protein MISAQTKDRAQELMTSLTSXDVSFLSTMQETTSTLPTASFLENDTRCGEQIFSYGHVEKVLIGGALTLLTFLTICGNLLVVISVCFVKKLKQPSNYLIVSLAVADLSVAVVVMPLVSITDLIGGQWIFGRLFCNVFIAMDVMCCTASIMTLCVISIDRYLGITKPLTYPVRQSGKCMAKIVLSVWLVSASITLPPLFGWAQNVNDDKVCLISQDLGYTIYSTAVAFYIPMSVMLIMYYRIYSVAKVSAAKHTFASFPKNDDKDSVNCVTAALKLQREVEECVSFSRLLKNDRKNISIFKREQKAAATLGIVVGAFAVCWLPFFLLSTARPFICGVQCSCVPLWVERTLLWLGYANSLINPFIYAFFNRDLRTTYHNLIRCRYRNINRKLSAASMHEALKLAERPDLVM from the exons ATGATCTCAGCGCAGACGAAGGATCGCGCGCAGGAGCTCATGACTAGTTTGACATC GGACGTGAGTTTCCTCAGTACGATGCAAGAGACGACTTCAACTTTACCGACGGCAAGTTTCCTGGAGAACGACACGAGATGCGGAGAGCAGATTTTCAGTTACGGACACGTTGAGAAAGTGCTCATCGGAGGGGCTCTTACTTTGCTTACTTTTCTAACCATTTGCGGAAATTTGCTGGTGGTCATATCGGTGTGTTTTGTCAAGAAACTGAAGCAACCTTCCAATTATTTGATCGTTTCTCTGGCCGTTGCGGACCTTTCGGTGGCGGTGGTCGTGATGCCGCTTGTCAGCATCACTGACCTCATAGGTGGACAGTGGATCTTTGGGAGGCTTTTTTGCAACGTTTTTATCGCCATGGACGTGATGTGTTGCACAGCTTCGATAATGACACTTTGTGTAATAAGTATAGATAG GTACCTGGGCATCACTAAGCCACTGACGTATCCTGTGAGACAGAGCGGAAAGTGCATGGCCAAAATAGTGCTGTCTGTATGGCTTGTCTCCGCTTCCATCACCCTACCCCCACTATTCGGATGGGCTCAGAATGTCAATGATGATAAGGTGTGTTTGATCAGCCAGGACCTGGGTTACACAATATACTCCACAGCCGTGGCCTTCTACATCCCCATGTCCGTCATGCTCATTATGTACTACCGGATATACAGCGTGGCAAAGGTGAGTGCTGCCAAGCACACTTTCGCCAGCTTTCCTAAAAATGACGACAAGGACAGCGTCAACTGCGTGACGGCGGCCCTGAAGCTGCAGAGGGAAGTGGAGGAATGCGTGAGCTTTTCTCGCCTTCTGAAAAACGATCGTAAAAACATCTCAATTTTCAAAAGGGAGCAGAAGGCAGCGGCCACTCTTGGGATCGTCGTGGGGGCTTTTGCCGTGTGCTGGCTGCCCTTCTTTTTACTCTCCACCGCACGCCCGTTCATCTGCGGGGTGCAGTGCAGCTGCGTACCTTTGTGGGTGGAGAGGACGCTGTTGTGGTTGGGCTACGCCAACTCTCTTATCAACCCCTTCATCTATGCATTTTTCAACAGAGACCTCAGGACGACCTACCACAACCTTATTCGCTGCCGTTATCGAAACATCAACCGGAAGCTCTCTGCGGCCAGCATGCACGAGGCTTTGAAACTGGCAGAGAGACCTGACCTGGTGATGTAG